In one Musa acuminata AAA Group cultivar baxijiao chromosome BXJ2-5, Cavendish_Baxijiao_AAA, whole genome shotgun sequence genomic region, the following are encoded:
- the LOC103984528 gene encoding probable protein phosphatase 2C 27, which translates to MVWKDSMAASTEFPPPMVMLDGKYGSKENGSLIVGGSEDLNTSEGRKDVKVGKPPRHLSVIRHTVGLVGLDLNLGTLGLICPQEGQSAFLPVFRSGSCSEIGPKPYMEDEHICIDNLVKHLGASVNCPSPGAFYGVFDGHGGKDAACFVRNNILKFITEDNRFPASAKKAMKSAFTKADYAFADSVSLDRFSGTTALTALILGRSLLIANAGDCRAVLGKRGRAMELSRDHKPSCSVERLRIEKLGGSVYDGYLNGQLSVARAIGDWHMKGSKDSACPLIAEPELQETLLTEEDEFLILGCDGLWDVMSSQCAVTIARKELMAHNDPERCSRELVQEALKRNTCDNLTVVVVCFSPHPPPRIEIPRPRVRRSISMEGLHLLQGALDSNM; encoded by the exons ATGGTTTGGAAAGATTCCATGGCAGCCAGTACAGAATTTCCACCCCCAATGGTGATGCTGGATGGCAAGTACGGAAGCAAGGAGAACGGTTCTTTGATTGTTGGTGGCAGTGAAGATCTCAATACTTCGGAGGGCAGGAAGGATGTGAAAGTTGGGAAACCTCCTCGGCACCTCTCTGTTATTCGACATACCGTCGGCCTGGTCGGTCTG GACTTGAATCTGGGGACTCTTGGCTTGATTTGTCCACAGGAAGGTCAGAGTGCCTTCCTGCCTGTGTTCCGGTCAGGCAGCTGTTCGGAGATTGGGCCAAAGCCATACATGGAGGACGAGCATATCTGCATAGATAATCTAGTCAAGCATCTTGGAGCTTCTGTCAATTGCCCATCACCTGGTGCTTTTTATGGA gtttTTGATGGACATGGTGGCAAAGATGCAGCATGTTTTGTTCGTAATAACATCCTCAAATTTATAACCGAGGACAATCGTTTCCCTGCCAGTGCGAAGAAGGCCATGAAGAGTGCATTTACCAAAGCTGATTATGCTTTTGCTGATTCTGTCTCACTTGATCGATTCTCTGGAACGACAGCACTTACTGCTCTTATTTTAGGAAG GTCACTGCTAATTGCTAATGCAGGTGATTGCCGTGCTGTACTAGGGAAGCGTGGCCGAGCTATGGAACTTTCGAGAGACCATAAACCTAGCTGCAGTGTGGAACGGCTCAGAATTGAGAAGCTTGGCGGTAGTGTCTATGATGGATATCTCAATGGTCAACTATCGGTAGCAAGGGCTATTGGTGACTGGCACATGAAGGGCTCAAAAGATTCTGCTTGCCCGTTGATCGCTGAACCAGAGTTGCAGGAGACACTTCTCACAGAAGAAGACGAGTTTTTGATACTGGGCTGTGACGGCCTTTGGGATGTCATGAGCAGTCAGTGTGCAGTGACGATAGCGAGGAAGGAGCTCATGGCTCACAATGATCCGGAGAGGTGCTCGAGGGAACTCGTGCAAGAAGCACTGAAGCGAAACACTTGCGACAATCTAACTGTGGTGGTCGTCTGCTTTTCTCCACATCCACCTCCTCGCATTGAGATCCCGAGACCTCGAGTTCGGAGGAGTATCTCTATGGAAGGTTTGCATCTCCTACAGGGAGCCCTGGACAGCAATATGTAA